CGAAAAATAGCGCTGCCCGCTCTCCAAATATTTCTGCTTGCGCACATTGGGATCGCGCGTGCAAGCAGTCAAGGCCAGAGCGCACAAACTCACGACAGCAATCAAACGAACCAGGAAAGATTTTTTCATTGCAAAGTCTCCAGAAGTGCCAATAACGGGTTCAATAAATCTTCAACCAACGAAACCAGTGCATCGCAGAACGAAATTCAGATCCGTGCTTAGCGAAATTTCTGAAATTAACGCGGAACATAATTGTTGATCAGCGGAACGATTCGGCTGCCAAGGGCGATCAAACGCTGTTGGGCTGAATCAATTGTTTCTCCGGGCAAAATACTGGTTGTAAGCCGAATCAGCGAGCCGTCGCTGCGGTGCATGCGAATGGAATCCGCAACCAGATAGTACTTGGCCCAATATTCGCTGGCGATGGCGCGATTGTGCGCCCAATACCAGTACAACACCAGCTGTTGATCCTGGCCTTTCGCAATCAGGTATCGGTTCGCGCGGAACGGAGCATGGCCAGGAAAACTCAACGTAATTCGGTCGGCCCGTACAGGAGTCCATCCAGCTCCCGGCAGGCAGTGTTTTGGGGAGTGAATTGTATCTCCAGAACGTTGACTGGGAAAATAGGCGATGAACAGGCCGACC
The DNA window shown above is from Burkholderiales bacterium and carries:
- a CDS encoding EpsI family protein: DHQILQLEMGAGIMNWRLPTTLALLAATTLLLVTRNRAEIIPPHQPLDTFPRTFGGWSSVDLQLSQDVLDVLGPGEFLLRNYQIPSSAAPVGLFIAYFPSQRSGDTIHSPKHCLPGAGWTPVRADRITLSFPGHAPFRANRYLIAKGQDQQLVLYWYWAHNRAIASEYWAKYYLVADSIRMHRSDGSLIRLTTSILPGETIDSAQQRLIALGSRIVPLINNYVPR